Proteins encoded within one genomic window of Humulus lupulus chromosome 1, drHumLupu1.1, whole genome shotgun sequence:
- the LOC133797640 gene encoding pathogenesis-related protein PRB1-3-like, giving the protein MKSGSLVRISQALLFMTCIVGLAIAQDSQQDFLNAHNSARAMVGVGPLSWDDRVASYAQHYANQRIGDCNLVHSGGPYGENIAWGSADLSGVDAVKMWVDEKGDYEYNSNSCAAGKVCGHYTQVVWRNSVRLGCAKVRCNNNKGTFITCNYEPPGNIVGQRPY; this is encoded by the coding sequence ATGAAGTCGGGATCACTGGTCAGGATTTCGCAAGCACTACTATTCATGACATGTATAGTAGGGTTAGCCATTGCCCAGGACAGTCAACAAGACTTCCTCAATGCCCACAACTCGGCTCGCGCGATGGTTGGCGTCGGGCCACTGAGTTGGGACGATAGGGTGGCGTCGTACGCGCAGCATTATGCCAACCAACGCATAGGTGACTGCAATCTGGTGCACTCCGGAGGGCCTTATGGGGAGAACATTGCATGGGGCAGCGCAGACCTTTCGGGCGTTGATGCCGTGAAAATGTGGGTAGATGAGAAGGGCGACTACGAATACAACTCGAACTCCTGCGCCGCTGGCAAGGTTTGTGGGCACTACACTCAGGTGGTGTGGCGGAACTCGGTTCGTTTGGGGTGTGCTAAGGTTCGGTGCAACAATAATAAGGGTACCTTCATCACTTGCAACTATGAACCCCCAGGCAACATTGTTGGCCAGCGCCCTTACTAA